The following is a genomic window from Opitutus sp. GAS368.
CCCTGCTGCATTGGGCCTATGAGTTGACCAAGGACACCCCGCTCGCGGACAGCGAGGCGCTGCGTGCGTTTCGCGCCCGCTACACTGACACCCCCGCCGCCCTGCGCCCGCCTTCGGTGCTGATCGGCTCCAACCTTGCCTCCAGCACCTATTGGCATGGCCGGCTTCTCAACCAGTGGGCGGAGGACTGGGTCGTCTATTACACCGCCGGCCGGGGCCGCTTCGCCACCACTGCCATGGAAGACACCGGCACCCTGCGGGCCCTGACCAATCTCACCCGGGCGGGCCGCGTCGACGTCAACCGTGTGCTGCTGCTGCGCACCGCCAGCAATCACGACATGCCGCCCCCGGGCGTCACCGCCGCCGAAAGCCTGGCCGGGGAGAAGATCGGGCACTATTCCGCCTACCTCCCCTCCCTTGAGGCCGCCCACGCGGTCGGCAGCCGCGTCGTACACGCGCTGGTCGGGGGCTGGAGCGTCTACGAGGCCACCCCACCCTCCGCCCCGGTCCGCTGAGCCCCGCTTTCCATGTTGCTTAACCGCCTCTACAAACTCGACCAGTCCGGCACCACCGTCGGCCGCGAACTCCAGGCCGGCGCCACGACCTTCGCGGCGATGGCCTACATCCTCGCGGTCAATCCCGCGATCCTGTCCGCCGCCGGCATGCCGCAGGCCGCGCTCATCACCGTCACGGCGCTGACCGCCGCCGTCAGCACCCTGTTGATGGGCTTCCTGACGAATTACCCGCTGGCCCTCGCCCCGGGCATGGGGATCAACGCCTACTTCGCCTTCACCGTCTGCCTTGGCCTGGGCGTCTCCTGGCAGTCCGCCCTCGGCCTCGTCTTCGTCAACGGCTGCATCTTCCTCGCGTTGTCGGTCACCGGCGTGCGCGAGAAGATCATCGCAGCCATCCCGCACCAGCTGAAGCTGGCCATCACCTGCGGCATCGGCCTCTTCATCGCGTTCATCGGCCTGAAGAATGGCGGCATCGTCGTCTCCAGTCCCGCCACGTTTGTCACGCATGGTGATTTCGGCACGCCGGCCGTGCTGCTCTGCTTCGGTGGCATCCTGCTCACGGCTGTGCTGATCGCCCGCCGCATCCCCGGCGCCATCATCCTGTCCATCCTGGCCGTCACGCTCCTTGGCCTGTTCGTCTCCAACGGCAAGGGCGGCACCGTCACCACCATGCCGGGGTCGCTGTTTTCCCTGCCCGCCTCGCCCATGCCGACGATGTTCCAGTTGAACTTCGACCTGCTGCTGCACGACTTCGCCAAGGCCCTGCCCATCATCCTCACCCTGCTGCTCGTCGATATGTTCGACAACATCGGCACGCTGATCGGCGTCACCCAGCGCGCCGGCCTGCTGGACAAGGACGGCAAGCTGCCCAAGGCCGGCCGCGCGCTCGTGGCCGACTCCATCGCCGCCATCCTGAGCTCACTCTTCGGCACCTCGACGGTCGTCAGCTACATCGAGTCCGCCTCGGGCGTCGAGGCGGGCGGGCGCACCGGGTTGACCGGTGCCACGACCGCGGTCCTCTTCCTCTTCGCCCTCTTCCTGACCCCGGTGATCCTCGCCATTCCCGCCGCGGCCACGGCCCCGGCGCTCGTCATCGTCGGCATCTTCATGTTCCAGTCCGTCGCCCAGCTGAAGCTCGACGACTTCGCCGAGACGGCGCCGGCCTTCCTGATCATCGCCGGCATCCCGCTCAGCTTCAGCATCGCCGAGGGCATCGGCCTCGGCCTGATCGCCTACGCGGTCCTCCGCCTCGCCACCGGCCGGGCCAAGCAGACCTCGCCCCTGACCTACGTCCTGGCCCTCATCTTCAGCCTGCACCTGCTGCGCGCCATCGTCGCCCGCCTGTTCTGACCGTTTTGCCGTTGCCGGCGCGGCGCCGGCACCTCGATGTTAACCAATGGTATGCTTGGGCACCCGCCTTCTCGCCCCCGGCCGGCATGGGACTTAAGTATACTATTAGTTGACATCCGCCGACCGACTCCGGCCGCAAGTTTCTGGTTGCCCGCCGCCGCGTCGCGTCGCCTAACTCATGTCATGCGACACCTCGCCCTCCTGTCCATCCTGACTCTCGCGGCCCACGCGGTTCCGTTCGCCGACCGTTTCGAGGAGATCAAGAAGACCGCCAAGCCGGCGGAGCTCTACACGTTCCTCTACGCATTGCCCAAGGGCGGTGATCTTCACAACCACAGCGGCTCCGAGCGCCCCGAGTGGATCTACGCCATCTGCACCGACCCGGCGCGTAACGGTGGCGAGACCTTCTACACCCGCGCCCGCTTCGCCGCCGCGCCTGACGCCATCGCGCCCGCCCAGCGGTTCTACAACATCCGCCAGCATACCTACGACGGGCTGACCCCCGAAGTGCGCAAGGAATACGTCAGGCTCACCGACCTCACTCCCGAGGAACGCGCCGCCTGGTGCAACAGCCTCCGCCTCGACGCCCCGGGCGAGGGCCGCGACGAATTCTTCAGCAATATCTGGCCGCGCCGCGGGGACATCGAAAACTGTCTGCCGGTCGTCACCGAGTCACTCGTCGAGAACATCAAGGCGTTCGGCGCCGAGCACCTCGCCTATCTCGAGACCCAGTTCAGCGTTGGCGGAGTCCGGGCCAACGACGGCAGCGTGATTCCCATCGAAGACGCGGTCGCCTTCGTCCGGCGCCGGCTGGCCCAGCCCGATGTCGCCAACAGCGGCGTGACCGTGCGCTTTCAAAAGGCCATCCTGCGCTTCCTGCCCGGCTCCGAGCAGCATCTTGCCCGGGCCTACGAGTTCGTCGACGCCCACCGCGACCTCTGGGTCGGCCTCAACATGGTCGGCATCGAGGAAAACGGCCACGGCTATCCTGCGCGCTTCCTCGAGGCCTTCCGGGCCCTCCGTGTCCGCTACCCGACCCTGGCGCTGTCGATCCACGCGGGCGAGATGGACGGCAACGACTCGCACATCCGCGACACGCTCCTCCTCGGTGCCAGCCGCATCGGCCATGGCGTGAACATCCTCAAGGATCCGGACACCCTGCTCCTGCTCCAGCAGACCCGCCGCGTGTTGATCGAGATCAACCTGATTTCCAACCGGCTCCTCGAATACACGCCCGACCTCGCGAAGCATCCCTTCCCGGAATTGCTCCGCACCGGCGTGCCGGTCTGCCTCAACACCGACGACCGCGGCATGTTCGACAGCAATTTGACCGACGAATATTACACCGCCGTGACCACCTACAACCTGTCTTGGGACGAGATTGTCCAGCTCGGCCGCAACTCGCTCACCTTCTCGTTCGTCCAGCCCGACGTGAAGGCAAGGCTGTTGGCGGACTACGACCGGGCCGTGGCCGCGTTCGAGGCGAAATTCACGCCGCCGGACTCGCTCAGCCAGCTCGCAGCGGTCAAGCCGGTCACCTACGGCTACGCGAAGCGCAACTGGGGCTTCCCTTTCGCGCAATAAGCCCTCTCGGCAAATGTAGGGTCGCCGCTCGGCGGCGGACCGGTCCGGCGGCAAGCGCCGACCCTACAATTTTTCTGCAATATAGCCGGGCATCCGGACTCACATGTGGTGCGTAAGTTGATTTGCACCATGTTCTCCCCGGCTGAAAAATTCGAGCTGGCCGCCATTCCCGTCGTCACCGCCGGGGTGGCCTGGCTGGCACCGCACGCCGGTGTGACGCTGGAGGCGGGCGAACTCATCGCCGGCGTGGCCCTTCTGATTCTGGTCCAGGGTTTCTTTCGCGACCTGTGGCTGCTCCGCCAGGCCCGACGTCAGGCCGCGGCCCCGGCCCGCGAGGCCAGGTGCATGTGTGTCGAGTCCGCGCTCGGGCTCACCGGCATCGTGGCCGGCATCGGGTTGGTCGGGCTGGGCTTTGCCCGGACCGTTTTCCTGCACGCCTCCGGTCTGGCGGCCATCGTTTTCGGCACGATGACCGCAGGCTACCTGCTCAAGGATTTCGTCTTCACGTGGTCGCCCTGGAAAATTTACCGAGAGAAGGACCACGCCCAGGTCATCTTTCGCTGGCGGAAGTGAAACTGTCTTGAGGTGAACGCGGCCTCCGGACGCGTTTTCTGGGGCGAGGCCAACCCGCCCGGCCCGCCAGCCATAGCCTTGGCGACGGTTGAAGGCCGGGTTCCACCTGGGTCAAATCGGACGATGAGTCCTAAAAGGGCGGCTTGGTCGCCGCCCGCGACGCACAGACCACGAGGAGCGGAATGGTCGTGTTGTGCCGCACCTTGTCGATCGTGCTGCCGTGCAGCAGGTCGCCGATGAGTTTGTGGCCGTGCGAGGCCAGCGCGATGAGGTCGCAGTGGGAGCTCGCGGCAATCTTGACAATCTCGGTCGGTGGATTGCCCAGCGCCAGCAGCGTGTCGACGCGCAGGCCGCCGAGGCGGAGCCGCTCGGCGGTGCTTTCAAGGTATTCGCTGTCGGCGCGCATCTCATCGGACTCGGCGAGCTTGAGCTGTTCGAAGTTGCGCGCGGCCCAGCCGTCGGCGACGTGCAGCAGCAGCAGCTCCGCGTTGACCTGGCGCGCCAGCTGGCAGATATGGGGCAGCAGGTGCCCGTCGGCCGGGCCGTTCTCGAGGGCGACCAGGATCTTGGTATACATGGTCAGTTCCCCCCGGTCACGCCGGCGATGTCCAGCAGCAGTTTCACGTTGAGGCCGATGATAACCAAAGTGACCGTCCAGCCGAGCAGTTTTATCCACCACGGGTTGACGAATTCGCCCATCTTGGCCTTCTCCCCCGTGAAGCGCATCAACGGCCAGCAGGCGAAACCCAGCTGCATGCTCAGGCAGACCTGGCTGGCGAGCAGCAGTTGCGTGCTCTTGCTCTCGCCAAAGCAGCCGATGACCACCAAGGCGGGCACGATGGCGATGGCCCGGGTGATCAGCCGGCGCAGCCAGGGCCGCAGGCGGATGTTCAGGAATCCCTCCATGACAATCTGACCGGCGAGCGTGCCGGTCAGCGTCGAGTTCTGACCGGAGGCCAGCAGGGCCAGGGCGAAAAGGGTGCTCGCGAACGTCACCCCGAGCACCCCGTCGAGCAGATGGAAGGCCTCCTGAATCTCACCGACCTGCTCGTGGCCGTTGCCGTGGAACGCCGCGGCGGCGAGCACGAGGATCGCCCCGTTGATGAAGAGCGCAAACATGAGCGCGAAGGTCGAGTCGATGGTCCCGAACTTGATCGCCTCGCGCTTGCCGGCCGGGTTCTGCGCGAATTTCCGTGTCTGGATGATCGACGAGTGCAGGTAGAGGTTGTGCGGCATGACCGTCGCCCCGAGGATGCCGATCGCCACGTAGAGCATCTCCGAGTTGCGGAGGATTTCCAGCCGCGGAATGAAACCGCGGAAAACTCCGCCGAGGTCGGGCTGGGCGACAAACAGCTCGACCGCAAAGCAGCCGCCGATGGTGAGGATCAGCGTGATGACCAACGCCTCGATGTAGCGGAATCCGCGGTGCTGGAGCAGCAGCACGATCATGACGTCGAACGCCGTGATCACGCAGCCCCACATCAGCGGGATGCCGAACAGGAGTTGCAACCCGATGGCCGATCCGACGACCTCCGCCAGATCGCAGGCCGCAATGGCGGCTTCACAGAGTATATAAAGGAACCACACCGTGGGTTTGGAATAGTGGTCGCGGCAGGCCTGCGCCAGATCCCGCCCGGTGGCGACCCCGAGCTTGATGCTCAGGTGCTGCAGGAGGATGGCCATCAGGTTCGAAACCATGATGACGGACAGCAGGGTGTAGCCGAATTTCGCCCCGCCCGCGAGGTCGGTGGCCCAATTGCCGGGATCCATGTAACCCACCGCCACCAAAAAACCCGGCCCGGAGAATGCCAGCACCTTGCGCCAGAAGCCGGCGGTGACGGGCACGGCCACGCTGCCGTGCGACTCCGGCAGGCTCAGCGCCACCCGGGCGTGCCGCCAGCCCGGCTCTGCTCCGGGGGGCTTGGAAGTGGCTTCACTCATGGATGGCCGGATCCTCAGAAGCCATAATTGAAGCGCAGCACGTGGTTCCAGTCCGCCGCACCGCGATAGATGGCATAATCCCACCAAGTATCTGCCGAAACGTGCAGGGTCGCGCCCAGACCGACGGTCCCCGCCCACGGCAGACCGCCGGTGGATTTGCCCATGGTCGCCTCGCCGTAGACCTCAATCGCCTTCAGGATCGAGCGTTTCACCGCCACCGAGCCGAACAACTTGTTGTCATAGCCGGTGGCGGCGGCGTTCCGCAGGAAATCCACCTCGCCCATCGCGTCGAGGCTGAAGCCGCCGGCCAGTTCGGTGTGCAGCGGCACGATGAGGCCGCCCTCCATGGCGTGGTTGCCGACGCCACCCGAATTCGTGGGCAGCTTCACGAAGGGCAGCAGGGCAATCGTGGTGTAATTATCCGGCGACTCGTAGAACCGCCACTTGGTGCGGAAATACACGTCGCCGATGCCGCTCCGGCGGTCGGTGAAGGTGCCGGCCACATATTTCTGGCTGACGAAAACCTCCGCCCCGGCCTGCACGTCCCAGCTGGAGGTCAGGCCCGTCGTCAGGAACGTCGTGGCGGCGCCGAAACCCGTATAGTTCCGGCCCGACTCCCGGTCGACGGTCACCGCAATGGCGTTCATCCTGAGCAGGAAGCGCCCCGGCTGCACCGTCACCGGCGTCTCGGTGATCTGGGCGCGCGCCATGACGGCGAGCAACAGCAACAGTCCCGTCGTCCGTAGGAATTGATACATAATGTAGCTTTGGCTACACTTGGAGCTCGACATGTCAAGCGCTTCCCATCAGCAAAGGCGGCGTGCCCGTGAAAAAAGCCGTCCGCTCCGCCGCCAAGCCCGTGCGCCCCTCCGCCCTCCAGGCCGAGAGCCTGCGCCAGACGCGGCGCGAGCATGCGGCGGAGACCGCCGAGGACTATGTGGAGGCCATCGCCGACCTGGCGGCCGCCCAGGGCGAGGCCCGCGTCGTGGACCTGGCCCGGCGGCTGGGCGTGACGCATGTGACGGTCAACCGCACCCTCGTTCGCCTGCAGCGCGAGCGCCTGGTCTCGGTCCAGCCCTACCGGGCCATCTTCCTGACCCCCGCCGGCCGCAAGCTCGCCGAGGAGTGCCAGCATCGCCACAGCGTCGTCGTCGCCTTCCTGCGGTCGCTCGGGATCCCGGAAAAGACCGCCGAAATCGACGCCGAGGGCATCGAGCATCACGTCAGCCCCGAGACGCTGGCCGCCTTTGCCCGGCAGACGGCAAGGTAGGGCGCGGACTCCGTTCCGCGCCTCACGAGGTGGACCCGGCCTTCAGCCGCCGCCAAGGCCATGGCCGACAGGCCAGACGGGTTGGCTGCGGCGTGCGTCCAAAAAACCGGTCCGGAGGCCCGGTTCCACCTTGTCACCGCCGCGCCGCCCGTGCATCTCAGCAGGTGCATGTCGAAGAACTTCGCGCGCCTGGTCTTCACCCTCACGCTCCTGTTTTTCTGCGCCTTCTTCCTGTGGCCGATCCTGCAGATCCTGAAGGGCGGGTTCATCGACGCCGACGGCAAGCTGACCTTCGCCTACCTTGCCTCGTTGCTGACTGACCCGATCTACCTCGGCGGCCTGGCCAATTCCTTCCTGCTGGCGCTGACGACCACGATTTTCGCCCTGCTCATCGCGCTGCCGCTGGCGTTCGTGTCCGACCGCTTCCTTTTTCCGGGCAAGGGCTTCCTCGGCTCGCTCATCCTCGTGCCCATGATCCTGCCGCCCTTCGTCGGCGCCATCGGCATCAAGCAGATCCTCGGGCAATATGGCGCGCTGAACGCCCTCATCATCAACCTCGGCCTGCGGCCGGAAGGCTGGACCTTCGACTGGCTCGGGGCGAACCAGTTTCTCGGCATCGCGCTCGTCAACGCCTTCAGCCTCTACCCCATCATCTACCTGAACGCCGTCGCGGCGCTCGCCAACATCGACCCCGCCATGGAGGAGGCGGCCGAGAACCTCGGCTGCACCGGCCTGCGCCGCTTCTTCAAGATCACGCTGCCGCTCATCAAAAGCGGCCTCTTCGCCGGCGGCACCATCGTGTTCATCTGGGCCTTCACCGACCTCGGCGTCGCGCTGATTTTCGACTACGACCGCGTGACCTCGGTGCAGATCTTCTACGGCCTGAAGGACATCGGCGGCAACCCGTTCCCCTACGCGCTCGTGGCGGTCATGCTGTTCAGTTCGGTCGTGTTCTACGGGCTCGGCAAGGGCCTGTTCGGCCGGGACGCCTACGCCATGATGGCCAAGGCCACGTCCTCCGGCGGCCCGCAGGGGCTCTCGCGCGGCCGGGCCTGGATCTGCACCGCGCTGTTCGCCGGCATCACCTTCATCGCCGTGCTGCCGCACCTCGGCGTGGTGCTCGTGGCGTTCTCCAGCGACTGGTATGCGAGCGTGCTGCCGAAAAATTTCAACCTGCACAACTTCGAGATCGCCCTGGGCCACGACCTCACGGTGCCGGCCATCGCCAACAGCCTCAAATACGCGAGCCTCGCGACCGTCATCGATCTCGTACTCGGTATCGCGCTGGCCTACGTGATCGTCCGCTCGAAGATCCGCGGCCGGCAGATCCTCGACTTCCTCGCCATGATGCCGCTCGCCGTGCCGGGCCTCGTGCTGGCCTTCGGCTACCTCGCCATGAGCCAAGACGGGAAATTCTTTTCGTTCATCAATCCCGTGCGCGACCCGACGGTGCTGCTCATCATCGCCTACTCGGTGCGCCGCCTGCCCTACGTCGTCCGCTCGGCCGCCGCCGGCTTCCAGCAGACCAGCGAGACGCTCGAGGAGGCCGCGCAGAACCTCGGCTGCCCCCCGCTCAAGGCCGTCTTCAAGATCACGCTGCCGCTCATCGTCGCCAACCTCATCGCCGGCGGCCTGCTGGCGTTCTCCTTCGCCATGCTCGAGGTGTCCGACTCGCTCATCCTCGCGCAGAAGCAGCTGTATTATCCGATCACCAAGGCCATCTACGAACTGTTCCAGCTGCTCGGCGACGGCAAGTTCATCGCCTCGGCCCTCGGCGTGTGGGCCATGGCCTTCCTCGGCATCACCATCGCCGGCATGACCATCCTGCTCGGCAAGAAGCTCGGGGCGATCTTCCGGGTTTAAAGCCCGGAATTTTTAACCACGGATTACACGGATGGTCACGGATAGTCGGCCTGTAGGAGCCTGCTTGCAGGCGATCCCGAGGCCCAGCCACTGACTGGATGGTGAATCGCCTGCAAGCAGGCTCCTACAAGGTTTGATCCGTGCTATCAGTGGAATCCGTGGCGGTTTTTGTTTCTGTCTGTCAATTGTTCGCCTTGAATTGGAACTGCCAGTGCTCGCTCGCGACGATGCGCCGCCCACCATCTTGCGGTGGTTCGTAGCGCCACTGCGACACCGCGGCGAGCGCGGCGTCGGCAAACTCCGGGGTGGTGGCCTCGATCACCTCGGGCAGCCGCACCCGGCCATCCTCATCCACATAGAACCGCACCGCCACCGTCCCATCCACCGCGCGGGCTCGCAGGGTGGCCGGGTAGGCCGGCATGGGCTGCGTCAGCGCTTTCGGGGCCTGCGCCAGCGCCTGCATCTGCGGCACCTTCACCGGCTCGGTCAGCCTGAAGCCGCCGGTTTCGGACTGCGCCGCCTGCGCCGGGTCCTTGCCGAAGGGAAAGACCACGATGCCCTGCAGCTTGAAACCGATGCGCAGGGTGTGGCTCTTGAGATCGTCCGGGTTGTTCGAGGGCTGGAAGCGCCACATGCGCACGGCCTCGACGGCCGCCTCGGCCAGGCCCGGATGCGTGGCTTCGAGCACCAGGATGTCAGCCGGCTTGCCGGCTGCGTCGCGGCTGAGGGCGATTGTGACGTGTCCTTCCGCCACGCCGTCGAACTTGACCGCCTCGGGGAACACGGGTTCGGCGAAACGCGTCAGTCCGAGTTGCTTGAAGGTCTCCTGATTCGTCGTCCCGAGGAGCGACAGCGGCGCAATGAGCACCACGGCGGCGCAAAGCCGCGCGACAAGCGGAGGGGTAGCATTGAACAACGCCCGCAACGGGCGTTGTCCTAATTGCCCCATGGAAGTCCCGCAGTATGCTGCGGGGTAAGTTACAGCATTCATGGCTTTGTGCCGGGAGTATACGCCCGACCGGCCCGGAAAACAATGAGGTCAGGCCCGCTGCCGCGCACCAATAACGCCGGCTAATCCCAGCACCCCCAGCCCCAAGAGGGCGCTGAAGAGGAAATACCGCCCGTTTTCGTGCAGGCCGAGCGCCGTGATCAGCACCGGCGCGAAACCGGCGAGGATGCGCCCGAGGTTGTAGGCGGCGCCGGAAAGCATGGTTCGCCAGGCCCCAAAAACCTCGTTGAACCACGCCCCCATCAGTCCGAACGGAATCCCGTTGAGCAGGGGTAAAACCAAGGCGAACACCAGTCCGGAACGCGTCGAAGCGCTAAACCACACCCCGGCTGACAGGGCCAGCAAACCGCCGGCGTAAAGCGTCAGGGCCCGGGCCACGCCCCAGCGGCGCACCACCCACGCGCCCAGCAGCATGCCCGGGGCGACGTTGCCCCAGAACAGCACCGTGTAGATGGGCGATTGCGGCAGCTCCTTCGCATAAAAAACATTCATGGTCCCGCTGGCGATCGTCAGGCTCGCCAGACCGAAACAGAGCAGGAACAGGCCCCCATTCTCGCGGATCGCCTGTAGGAGCGTGCTCGCACGCGATTCCTGGAGGGACGGCGACCCCGCCGTCCGTTCAGTAACTGTAGGAGGGGCTTTACGCCCCGATACCGGATCCAACTCGCGGGATAAACCCGCTCCTACAGCCGAACCCTCTCCGATCAGTCCGCGCCAGCGGATGAGCGACAGGATGACCACCGGCACGATCGACCCCGCAAACAACCAGCGCCAACCCACCACCGGTAGCGCATACCGCGACATCATCGCCGCGAGCAACCCGCCCAAGATGGAAAACTGCAGCAGCGCGGAAAAACGATACCGCCGCTCACCGCTCACCCGCTCCGCCAGATAGGTGTGGCTGATACCCCACTCCGCCCCGAGCGACAGCGACGCCAGCAACCGGAACGCGACCAAGCTTTCGTAGCTCCACGCCAGGCTCAGCCCCGCAATGCCCGCCACATAGACGCCGAACACCGCCAGCATCATCCGCCCGCGGCCGAAGCGATCCGCCAGGTAGCCGAAGATCAACGCGCCCAGACCGACTCCGGCGAGCCCCGTGAACTGCAGCCAGCCACTCTGCGGGGCCGTCAGCGCAAACTCCTTCGCCAGCACCTTCTCCAGGTAGATGAAGAGGTAGAGGTCGTAGCAATCGAAGAACAACCCGATGAACGCCGTCCAATAGACACGCAGGGCTGACGTAGGTTGGTCGCGGGACTCGGACATCTCGTGCGCGACTCCGGCTTTTACCGGTGCCCACCGCAACCGCAAAAACACCAGGTCAGGAATCTGAGCACTTGAACGGAGGCCTTTCCCGCGTTTTTGTCCCTATGAAACCAAACGCGGTTCAGCCTTTGAATTCAGCCAAATAACACTGTCTGCAAGAAAGATGAATTGGCCTAATTTATTTTCAGGTTTTGTGGGTGCTGTCGTCGGCGCTGTCGCAGGCTCATTCACTACCGTGGTCGTCTACTGGCATTCGAATATATCTTCCGCGCGTCTACGTTTGAAAAACAAGCTCACTTTGTTCCGTCATCACGTCTGGTGGGATATCAAGGACGATAATGTTTTTAAAGACTGGGACGGAAGCCTCGCCGATCTTTGGGAGATATATCACGCCTATTACTTATGGTCACCTTTTTGGAAGAAAAATGGCCTAGATAAAGCGTGGCGTAATTACAAAGGCACAAATGAAGAAAGGGTTGCCTTAAATCGAGATTCTAAGCGACCACCAGCAGGAAGGCAGGACCTTTTAGAGCGCATTGACTCGCTTATAGGCGCCTTATGAAAGAAAGGTCGGGCAAGTCGCCAGAGCCCATGGTCTCAAGCAGCCGTGGCTTATCGCGAACTTTAGCCAAGAAATGAAGCCCGTTGTTCAACAGGACCGCACGGGGTGCGGCATCGCCGGTGTCGCCGCGCTCACGGGACAAAGTTATTCCGCGGTGAAGCGAGAGGCCGCGCGGCTCGGGATTGCGGCGAGCGATCCCACTCTTTGGCACGACACCGGGCACGTCCGGCGGCTGCTGGCCCATTTTCGCCTGCAGGCCAGAAAGACCGAGGAGAAGTTCACTTCGTGGCGTTCCCTCCCCGGCTGCGCCTTGCTCGCGATCAAATGGCACCGGGAGAAGACCGGACCGGCCTGGCACTGGGTCGTGTTCGTCCGCGATGCTGCCGGCGCCTACGTGCTCGATCCGAAGAAGTCGCTGCACACCCATCGCCGCACTGATTTCGGACGCATGAAACCGAAGTGGTTCATCCGGGTGCGCAGCAAAAAAGCTCCGGTCAGCCTAAGGGTCACTTGGCCGGCTCGAGTTTGAGCTGCAGGTAGACGGGGCGGTGGTCGCTGGCGTCGGCGGTGCGCGGGCCGTCCCAGATTTTCGCACTGCCCGGGACGACGAACGGCTTCAGTCCCGGCGACACCAGCAGGTAGTCGATCCGGCTGTAGGTGGCCTCGCGCCGGTAGAAATGCGTCCAGAGCTGACCGCGTGAGTCAATCGCTTCGGCGAGCTCGCCGATCACCTTGTCGCCGCGCTTCTGCATCGCCTTCACCGGCCGGGTGCCACGGGTGTCGTTCCAATCGCCTACGACCATGAACTTCCCTTTCGCCGGGTCGGGATAGCGGGACAACACCAGGTCGCGCACGGCCTCGGCCTCGAGCGCCCGCTGCTGCGCCGATTCGGGATCGTCCTTCCGCTCGGTGCGCTTGCTCTTGAGGTGGACGACGAAAACCGAGAAATCGCCTTCGTTCGTGGCGAAGATCACTTCCAGCACGCCGCGCTTCACGAAGTCATTCTTTCCGAAATACCGGATGGGCACTTTGGCGTGCCGCCGCACTTCCTTGAACGGCAGCTTCGACAATAGTGCGACGTGGCGGTCCGCATCGGCTGCCTCCAACACCACCGTGTAGGGAAAGTCCTGTCCGGCTCGCTTCAACTCACGCTGGAAGTCGTCGAGATAAGCCTGCGCACCCATCTCTTCGACAGCGAGGATGTCTGGGTTGATGCTTGTGATGACTTCCCGCAGCGCCGATTTTTCTTTCGCGGGCTTGGGATAGGCCGAACGGTAGACGCCATCGACCATCCGGTCGGCCACGGTGTAATTCTCGACGTTGTAGGCCGCGACCGTGATCGCCGCCGAGGCGGCCACTGCCAGAAGGCTGATGGTCGAAAAAAGGCGCAGAAGACGCAAAAGATAGTCACCACTAATCCACACTAATGACTCACTAATGGCAGGTAGTCCCAATCCCAATTCTGATTAGGGCCTAATTAGTGGTCATGAGTGGCGACCAGGCGGAATCCTCACAGGAGGTAACAGAGGGAACGGAGAATACGGTTTTGACCACGGATTACACGGATTGACACGGATGGGGCTCAAGCCGCGGGCAAGCCTCAATCCGTGATAATCCGGGCTCCATCTGTAGTTAAAACCTCCTGTCTTTTCTCCGTTACCTCCTGTGCAAACTATCCCTGCAGCGCCCGCTCGCGCTCGACCAGCGTCGGGTGCGAGTAATACACGGCGCTGTAGAGCGGGTGCGGCGTGAGATTGGAGAGGTTTTTCTGCGAGAGCTTGCGCAGCGCGCCGACGAGCGGGGCCGCGCTGCGCATGGCGTTCTTGGCGAAGGCGTCGGCCTCATACTCGTGCTTCCGCGACACCCGGTTGCCG
Proteins encoded in this region:
- a CDS encoding iron ABC transporter permease, whose translation is MSKNFARLVFTLTLLFFCAFFLWPILQILKGGFIDADGKLTFAYLASLLTDPIYLGGLANSFLLALTTTIFALLIALPLAFVSDRFLFPGKGFLGSLILVPMILPPFVGAIGIKQILGQYGALNALIINLGLRPEGWTFDWLGANQFLGIALVNAFSLYPIIYLNAVAALANIDPAMEEAAENLGCTGLRRFFKITLPLIKSGLFAGGTIVFIWAFTDLGVALIFDYDRVTSVQIFYGLKDIGGNPFPYALVAVMLFSSVVFYGLGKGLFGRDAYAMMAKATSSGGPQGLSRGRAWICTALFAGITFIAVLPHLGVVLVAFSSDWYASVLPKNFNLHNFEIALGHDLTVPAIANSLKYASLATVIDLVLGIALAYVIVRSKIRGRQILDFLAMMPLAVPGLVLAFGYLAMSQDGKFFSFINPVRDPTVLLIIAYSVRRLPYVVRSAAAGFQQTSETLEEAAQNLGCPPLKAVFKITLPLIVANLIAGGLLAFSFAMLEVSDSLILAQKQLYYPITKAIYELFQLLGDGKFIASALGVWAMAFLGITIAGMTILLGKKLGAIFRV
- a CDS encoding energy transducer TonB, giving the protein MVLIAPLSLLGTTNQETFKQLGLTRFAEPVFPEAVKFDGVAEGHVTIALSRDAAGKPADILVLEATHPGLAEAAVEAVRMWRFQPSNNPDDLKSHTLRIGFKLQGIVVFPFGKDPAQAAQSETGGFRLTEPVKVPQMQALAQAPKALTQPMPAYPATLRARAVDGTVAVRFYVDEDGRVRLPEVIEATTPEFADAALAAVSQWRYEPPQDGGRRIVASEHWQFQFKANN
- a CDS encoding MFS transporter; the protein is MSESRDQPTSALRVYWTAFIGLFFDCYDLYLFIYLEKVLAKEFALTAPQSGWLQFTGLAGVGLGALIFGYLADRFGRGRMMLAVFGVYVAGIAGLSLAWSYESLVAFRLLASLSLGAEWGISHTYLAERVSGERRYRFSALLQFSILGGLLAAMMSRYALPVVGWRWLFAGSIVPVVILSLIRWRGLIGEGSAVGAGLSRELDPVSGRKAPPTVTERTAGSPSLQESRASTLLQAIRENGGLFLLCFGLASLTIASGTMNVFYAKELPQSPIYTVLFWGNVAPGMLLGAWVVRRWGVARALTLYAGGLLALSAGVWFSASTRSGLVFALVLPLLNGIPFGLMGAWFNEVFGAWRTMLSGAAYNLGRILAGFAPVLITALGLHENGRYFLFSALLGLGVLGLAGVIGARQRA
- a CDS encoding endonuclease/exonuclease/phosphatase family protein, which produces MRLLRLFSTISLLAVAASAAITVAAYNVENYTVADRMVDGVYRSAYPKPAKEKSALREVITSINPDILAVEEMGAQAYLDDFQRELKRAGQDFPYTVVLEAADADRHVALLSKLPFKEVRRHAKVPIRYFGKNDFVKRGVLEVIFATNEGDFSVFVVHLKSKRTERKDDPESAQQRALEAEAVRDLVLSRYPDPAKGKFMVVGDWNDTRGTRPVKAMQKRGDKVIGELAEAIDSRGQLWTHFYRREATYSRIDYLLVSPGLKPFVVPGSAKIWDGPRTADASDHRPVYLQLKLEPAK